From Impatiens glandulifera chromosome 7, dImpGla2.1, whole genome shotgun sequence:
AAATGAACAGGCTATCAAGGAGGACATTATGCAGCAAATCACAGATTCCTCGAAAATGATAACTCTTGAGAAGGATCCGCATGCTGCATTTGCTCTAATTATTGATGGGAAAACTTTGGTATATGCTTTAGAGGATGATATGAAGTATCAATTTCTAAGTTTAGCGGTTGGATGTGCATCTGTCATATGTTGTCGTGTTTCTCCTAGACAGAAGGCCCtggtaataataatattttcaacatttcTCTTATTTTCTTGTTCCAgtagctttttttttttacattatttgtTAAACAGGTCACTAGATTAGTTAAAGAAGGAACGGGAAAAACAACTTTAGCAATTGGTGATGGTGCAAATGACGTTGGAATGATCCAAGAAGCAGACATTGGTGTTGGCATCAGTGGCGTAGAGGGAATGCAGGTTAAGCTTGTATCTAATGcaattaaattagtaatattatttttttcccggttaaatttcttttctaaaaagagataaagtttttacGTGTCCCGAATATTATCTGTATGGTTTCGTAATTCATATTAGTTTGTGTTGTAATTTTTGTATCTTATTCCATTTAATTGAATCAAGTTTGTTGGTTTTAATGATCTCTTGTcccacttaaatttttttacattttctacAGGCTGTGATGGCTAGTGACTTCGCTATTGCGCAATTTCGGTTCTTAGAAAGACTTCTAGTCGTCCATGGACATTGGTGCTATAAGAGAGTTGCTCAGATGGTAAAAATTGCATCCAGAAAATGGTTATTTgctaatgatatatatattttgtgggGATAACTTAATTGAGCTGATTCTGATCTGATGTGGCTCATTGATTTCAGATATGTTATTTCTTCTACAAGAACATAGCTTTTGGCCTTACACTATTCTACTTTGAGGCACTTGCTGGCTTCTCTGGTGAAACTGTTTACGACGATTGGTATATGCTTCTCTTCAATGTCGTGCTTACTTCCTTACCAGTGATTTCACTTGGTGTATTTGAGCAAGATGTTTCTTCCGATGTCTGCTTACAGGTAATAATCccatatttaacaaataaataaaatcttgagTACTTTCTGGATCtggacatatggaaacataacTTAGTTAGGCATAGATTCAGTTTCAGATCCAGTTAATTTGAGTTGTTCCTAATGATGATAATCGGTTTGGCAGTTCCCAGCACTCTATCAGCAAGGACCAAACAACTTGTTCTTTGACTGGTACAGAATATTTGGATGGATGGGGAATGGTCTATACACATCACTAATAATCTTCTACGTcagcatcttcatcttccacCATCAAGCATTCCGAACCGACGGCCACACAGCTGACATGGCAACAATGGGTACATCCATGTTCACATGCATAATCTGGGGTGTAAACCTCCAGATTGCGCTCACTATGAGCCACTTCACATGGATACAACATTTCATAATATGGGGAAGTGTCTTCTCTTGGTATATATTCCTTATCCTCTACGGTTTATTGCCACCCGATCGTAGTTTAAACGGGTATAAACTACTAGTGGGAGCTCTGGCCCCTTCCCCAAAATTCTGGTTGGCTACACTCTTGATCACGATCCTGTGTAATATTCCATACATGGCTCATATATCTTTCCAGAGAACATTCAGACCGTTGGATCATCACGTGATTCAAGAGATTAAGCATTATAAGAAGGATATTGAGGACAGGAGAATGTGGAATAGAGAAAGGTCGAAAGCCAGACAGGAAACGAAGATTGGGTTATCGGCTAGGGTTGATGCGAAAATCAGGCAGTTGAAAGGGAGGTTAACAAAGAAGTATTCATTAATAGGTATGTCCCCTCAACATTAATTCTTGCCTAAATATCATCATTCTCTACTCTCCATTTGTTTAGGATTTTTCcatggttgatttttttttttttggagttGAGAGAAAAGAATCCCCagaatcattaaatatatattgaaatgttGTATATGctaaagaaaaaatatcaaGTGTTACACATATAATGTCAATGGAGAAGCTAATTTACAATGTATCTCCCTTCTTCTTGTTTCGGGTTAATCATGTTTAGCTAGCCTAGCCCACGAGATTGATGTTCTTTTAGTGATATCTTAGACTTGTTTGATCTAGGAGTTTTTGAATAATCAggtgattattttcaaataatttcatttgaGGAAGTGGTTATGAAAATTTGAAGTTATTTGAACGAATGATGTGATTGATTGTTGGAcagtggattatttgaaaataatcctAAAAAAATTGATGTCGTTATATACATTAACTTTGTTGGGTTTTTGTTGCTCCAACTTTTAATATGCTTTTGATATTTGCTAAGAGGGATGGAAGAATGTTATCAAGAATAAcatatttgaagaaaatttaTGTAAAGCCAAAAAGATGAATTAAAGGGAGCTAAGATTAGGTTTTAAAATCGAGTTCAAATCTCATTCATTAATGATGTTTTATTCTTGTTGGATTTTCTTTTAAGTTGCAACTTTCTTTATCtagttttagatttttttatttattttcttgaaaactagataattataaacttttttttagagTTGTAAAAGTTTTTACATTCACCTTATTACTCAATAAAAGTTgtcaattttagtttttttttcttcttttttgttgccgcaaaacattaaattttggttTCTTttggaagattttttttttcgaatttAGTTTATTAGCTACGTCCTTTAAAACTCTTTCAGAGTGGAGGATCGTATCAATCCAACTCGTTTATGAGGATTAACGCCgtgaaaaaacaatcaaaatgacagtttttattttaaattttttgtaaaCAACTTTTCCAGGGTGGGACTGAGATATGGCACAATTTGAGGTACCAATCTCGCATGAATGTGACTAGGAAGACTGATTTGAATAGTTTAACAAGTTTAAGGCCAgaaataaatttgacaaaaaataAGGGAACAATTAAGCCCTTTTAAGTTTTATCCAAAGTTTTACTATTTAAACCCTTGAAATATAagcaatatataaattatacccATAAATTTAGTACAATTTAGCTGTATACCCAAACCTAaacaactatatattttttttttcaataatggaAACAATTAAACTACTCAATTGTCTTAAAAAGCTAGCTTAGATTGCCTGTTCTCATAAATCCCCGAAGTTTGGTGTTCgcatttcattcatatacaagTTATTGTTCAATGAGTTAATTGTTTGAAGAAAGAAATTAGAAATgaaaaaagagaagaagattatAAACCAACCAAGACATTTAATTACTACCATGATCCATGAACCAAATGAATGCAAGTGTTTTTGATCCATTTGAAACTCTTCCTAAGGGAGTTTTTCATCTTACCTTCTAAAGCATAAGCTTTGTAGCTAGCAACCCTTTTTTTCCTTTGTAATTCTGGATCACTCAATCCCCAAatctttgatgatgatgaagaaactGACCCATTATTATTATAGTACCGAGTCTTGATCTCCTTTATCTTCAATTCTTTTCCCAATTTGAATGATGGCAAAGATGCATGTGGAGTGCTGTAACTTCTTAGATCATGCATTCCTTTTGAAGATCTTCCATTAGTGTAGCTAATTCCCATCTGCATTAATTCTTCATCCTTACAAGAATTGGATCTGAATTCCTCCATTGTTAAAGTATGAGAGAAGGAGAACTTGTTGGGACTTGTGGTGGGTTTATGCTTTTTAAGTTGTTGAAATTGACTGTTTTTGGTTGAAAGTAGTTGGGCTTTACTTCTCTCAAATTTAATGAACTCTTACATAAGTAGTTTCTTGTTACATATTGCTTTTAtttcacacacacacacacacaaattAAGTAGTATTCTAtgaaatttaattgtttattttgcATCATAAATTagatttctttctttcattgaTGGATGTTTGTTTGGTTCATTGGATTGAATTGGAAATAATCACCAACTCCCAGCATTTACAAAGATGACACTTTGTGTAATGGCTAGGGTTTCGTAGAAATCAGAGTTTCTCGAGCTCTCATTCTTCCTGTCTTCCTAATCGATGGTGACGGAAAACTGCTTGATACCCTGAGTGCCGGTTTTTGTTCATGAATTTTCGCGTGATCTCAAGAGCTTTGGGTGGCATTGTAGCTAAGAATAGCCATACTTGAATTTTTGATAGAAACAACTAGAATATGTCATATATCTCACATAATTGGAAATGAACTTTAAGGAGGTTGATTTAGGGTTATTTGATCAATAaccaagtttttttttctttcaaatagtCTTTGACATAGTCTATTAAAAATTAGATTACttgaagttattttaaataaaaaaatacattaaagatgtaaatatataataaaattagataatGTGTAATTTATTTGAAGTAATAAGAGACCTTctttaaaataaacacaatattttaattcaaaataatataatcacatatGAAACATAGGGTAACAATAATcgtgtttaaaaaattaaaaattacgaTTTGGATTCACTCAAACTAGTTAAGTCCAATCTAACAGTAATTAAAATTACTACacacaaaaacataaaatataatcaagATTATCAAAATTGATATACAAGTTataaatcattaattcaaatcaaaatgtCAAAATCCAAAACAAAGTATATTGATTCTTTTCCTTCTGCAAAACTTGCATCAAACAATCAGATATATATACTTAACAGTTGATCAAACCTTTGAATATCCGATAATATTCGTTCATCATCTTTAGTCAAAAAGGTAATAGCAACACCTTTCCTTCCAATCCGACCACTTCGTCCAATACGATGAAGATAATTCTCTGGTTGTGTTGGCAAGTCAAGTTTATAACAAGCGAAACTTGTTGAACATCAATACCACGTGCCAAAAGATCGGTTGTGATTAAAACTCTCGACGATCCTGAACGAAATTCGCGCATGATTATGTCCCTAGTATTCTGGTCCATGTCGCCATGAGTGGCCGAAACCGTGTGATCTCGAATTCTCATTTTGTTAGTTAGCCAGTCAACTTTACGTCTAGTGTCAACTGTTAACAAAGATGACACTTTGGGTAATGGCTAATGTTTCGTAGAGATCACATAGTGTAACGAGTTTTCAGTTTTCTTTATCGATGTTTACATAGAAGTGTTTGATACCCTCGAGGGTAAGTTCGTCTCGTTTTACTAAGATCCTAACTGGCTTGTTCATGATTTTTCTCGTGGTCTCGAGAGCTTCGGGTGGCATTGTGGCGGAGAATAGACAAACTTGAAATTTTATTGGAAGCAATTGGAATATGTCATAGATCTGACATGATTGAAGATTAACATTTTAAGGATGTTGATCATCTTAGAACTATATGGCCTTgtttaatataagatataagTTGTTAAAaattgagcttgtttgatgtggggttatttggaaagaaaaaaaaagatgaaaaggaTTATTTGGGACTAatgggttaaattattttaaataattaaaaattgtatttaatatttaaattttataaataataaagtagggatttgatttagaaaaaaaaatcaacatgaAGTTCTAGCCTTCTAGGTCATTTAGGAAAAGGGATTAGTTTGATATAAATATACACTTCTAATTATTTGctacaacaattttttttttttttcaaaaatctaaaCCAATAATATTTACTAcagttagatttttttttagctTCATCAAAacgtttattaaaaaaactttttttcatCGGgcttttcatttaaaaaatttatgtaatttaattacatttttttatatcaaataaaaaaaaatattttcacattttactTTAACCATTTTTAAAAGTGATGATAATggttatcaataaaaaaaaaatattaataaagaaatagaAATTACATTGATTTTCAGTTATTCTTGTTTGACatgtttttttgaaataatctgaattatttagaaaataaaaactatttgtCAAAGGTAAATgattgataaatattataaaaaatagaataaatataatctaatattatgattgatttgaataatttaactataaaaatgATTGATGAAGATATTTAGTCTATGCAATAACACATTTtccatcattaattattttattttaatgatcaaatcattaaaactaaaaattaaattacctTTGTTGTAAAGATTACTTGATCATTtaactcaataattttttaaatctaaatttcTCTTTAACACTCTTTTTATTtccaaaaaatcaaattatttcaagaacaaaaaaaaatacatacctGGTCCTTGAAACCTCTTGAAGTGATCCTCTCCTTAACATATCAAAAACACGACCAGGAGTTCCAACAACATAAAAACGACTCGGTAGAATTCTTTGATCCCCACCAACACAAGCATGAACTTTCACACCAACATAGTCACCAAGTGCTCTCATAACCTTCTCAATATGGGGCTAGTTCGCGTGTCGTGCCAAAACCAATGCCTGGCTCTGCACTAAACCATAATCAAGTTGTTGCAATATTCCAGAGCAAAAAGTTGTTGTTTTACCTGTTCCTGATTGAGCCTGTTGAATTACATCAAGCCCCTTAATGAATGGAACAATTCATCTTTGTTGAATTGCAGATGGCTTCACAAAACCTAAAAggaattagaataatatattaaacaccACTTCTCACATACATGCAAAAACTCTATTAGGCCTTATTTGGTGTAAAAAGTAGGTTATTTCGGtaaaataatcttaatattttaaaaatgttatgaagaaaaagtaaagggaattggttgatgatttgaacaATGTAATGTGATGGTAGGTTATATAGTAGATTATTTCGAAttcatttcaaataactcacatCAAACTATGCCAATATGAATTTAAACAATTTCTGAAGCTGGAGCAGAGTTTGGATTAGAAAACATAGATAAATTTCCTCTGATGTTAAATTAGATGAGATAATATTCTGGAcattaatttgttgaattatcTCTTCCATCTTCCTTGCAATTTGTGCAATTTTACTTAGATTCAACATCTTGTatgttttcaataatttttattatactaaaTGTGCTTTCAACTTAACatctaaataatattactttctttcaattttttacaaacttaattaaacatattgataattttttttgtccaaactcaaatcaagaaagtgttttcaaatgggtaattatgttaaaaataaaaccaataattttcttttgaagCTCAGAAGAATGTAAATTACCATATGCATAGATACACCTCAGGAGATTTTCTTGCAATCCCATTGAATCAAAACTGTCATAAACCTCATCAtatgatgaaaaaaaatatggtcCATCAGTTGTTGTCCTGCATCAttcaaattgataaaaaaaaaaatatttcatgttTTCACCAAAACAAAGAATAATGAAAATGACTAACAAATCATATTCATCTTTGCATCATATTGACGTGGATCAAATTGTGAACCTTCTACTGCTAAACCTGCCATACTGAGATTGTTATATATAGTTGATGGAAACATGAAATAATCAAATGAAATCCTGTTTAGAACATACTATAAGGTCAATAATGAAATGCCAATGAAGTTTAGAACAAGTGCTTGCaggtaatctatatatattccaGACACCAAacaagataaaatacaaaaactgCACAAAGGCGCCGGATCAGCTCGATACCAATCAAAACAAACTGATTAAACAAAACATGGAGCGTTAATCATGTTCTGATGTTCATACAGAAATCTAAAATGGATcgtatatacatatatgttgTTGATGCGGACATTGCGAAAAACAGTTTCGTAATCAGAAATGAAAAAGAAGACATAAATACAAGAACCCTGATCGAAAGTAAGCGTAAAAAAGTGATGAAATTAGATAGAGAAAGCTGATTTAATTTGCTTCTTCTTTCAATCAGTTAATAGATTGGAATATATTGTTATGGGCGCTGTAGCTGTTTATGTTGGAATACAAACTTAAGCGTTATGGGAACTCCCATATTACACTTActataataatgtaataagattattaaatattttaaattttaaattaactaagtAAGTAGAAAATAAGTAAAtgaaaaataagagaaataattaattatttttatatttatgtttattatatatatatatatatttttttttaaattataaaaacattataaatttaatatatatatatatatataatataatttaaaaatatataaaaaattatatctaagtatattaatatatatatatatatatatatatatatatatatatatata
This genomic window contains:
- the LOC124946206 gene encoding uncharacterized protein LOC124946206, with the translated sequence MEEFRSNSCKDEELMQMGISYTNGRSSKGMHDLRSYSTPHASLPSFKLGKELKIKEIKTRYYNNNGSVSSSSSKIWGLSDPELQRKKRVASYKAYALEGKMKNSLRKSFKWIKNTCIHLVHGSW